The following coding sequences are from one Carassius auratus strain Wakin unplaced genomic scaffold, ASM336829v1 scaf_tig00214077, whole genome shotgun sequence window:
- the LOC113091092 gene encoding eukaryotic translation initiation factor 4E-1A, translating to MATAEPETSTNPTNSDEEKNDENKQEIVSLEDYIKHPLQNRWALWFFKNDKSKTWQANLRLISKFDTVEDFWALYNHIQLSSNLMSGCDYSLFKDGIEPMWEDERNKLGGRWLITLSKQQRRADLDRFWLETLLCLVGEAFDDHSDDVCGAVVNIRTKGDKIAIWTTDYENKDAIVHIGRVYKERLGVPPKVIIGYQSHADTATKSGSTTKNKFVV from the exons GAAACTTCAACAAATCCAACAAattcagatgaagaaaaaaatgatgaaaataagcAAGAGATAGTGAGTCTTGAAGATTACATTAAACATCCTTTGCAAAACAG ATGGGCTCTTTGGttctttaaaaatgacaaaagcaaaacATGGCAAGCTAATCTTCGTCTCATCTCAAAGTTTGACACGGTGGAAGACTTCTGGGC GTTATACAATCACATTCAGTTATCAAGTAACTTAATGTCAGGATGTGACTACTCCCTCTTCAAG GATGGTATTGAGCCCATGTGGGAAGATGAGAGAAACAAGCTGGGCGGCCGCTGGCTGATCACCCTGTCCAAACAGCAGCGCAGAGCCGACCTGGACCGCTTCTGGTTGGAGACG CTTTTGTGCCTTGTGGGAGAAGCATTTGATGACCACAGTGACGACGTCTGTGGAGCTGTCGTCAACATCCGAACAAAGGGAGACAAAATAGCGATATGGACAACAGACTATGAGAACAAAGATGCTATAGTACACATAGG GCGTGTGTATAAGGAAAGATTAGGTGTGCCTCCGAAAGTCATCATTGGATACCAGTCACATGCGGACACAGCCACCAAAAGTGGTTCCACCACCAAGAATAAGTTTGTAGTTTAA